The genome window AAGGAATGTTATCGGATTTAATTTCTAGAAATGTTTCGAAATCTTTGTCAAAAAATCCACTCTTATTACCATTCCAAAAATAGGTAACATGTCCATATTTTTGCGTCTCTGAGATAGCATATTGAGGAATCTTCATTTCTGCAAAATATTGACCCATGGTTCGCTCGATCGCTGGTGGTGTAACTAAATATTGAGGTGGAACAAATAAGTCACCATCATACTGCATCATTCCAGCGAATTCTATCGCAGGGAATCTTTCTCGATCGAAGAAATTAAATTCTTTATCGGTAAAAGCCCGTGAAATTTCGATAGCACGGTCACCACGAAAATTAAAGAATATTACCGAATCATGATCTTCCACAGTTCCATTCGGCTTGCCATTGGCTCCTACCACAAAGGCTGGTAGGTATTGATCTATCACACCAGGATCTTCTGTTCGTAAAGTTTCTATAGCTTGTTTGGCATTTGGAAAAATTCGACCTTCACCTAATACATGAGTCTTCCAGCCACGCTCTACCATAGACCAGTCCGCTTCATAACGATCCATAGTAATCGTCATTCGACCGCCACCACTCGCGATTTCTATATCAACATTTTGATTGCGAATTTTTGTTAGAAATTCTTCAAAGGGAATTAGATAATCAAGAGCGGATTTTTCTGGAACATCACGACCATCTAAGAGAATATGAATTCGGATTTTGGCAACTTTAGCTTCAGTTGCCATTTCTATCATTTTTTGAAGATGATCAATATGAGCATGAACATTTCCGTCGGAGAATAAACCTAAGAAATGTAAGGTTGATTTATTTGTAATACAATTCTGAATTAATTTATTCCAAGTATCACCAGCAAACATCTCACCAGTCTCTATTGATTTACTTACTAATTTTGCCCCTTGGTCATAAATTCGTCCGCATCCAAGTACATTGTGTCCGACTTCCGAATTGCCCATGTCATCATCACTAGGCATCCCGACAGCTACACCATGTGCGAGAATTTCTATAGTTGGTTCTTCATTCCATAGATAGTTTAGGTTGGGAATCTTAGCTGCGCGGATGGCATTGCCTTGATCTGCGGAAAATTTTGCAGAACCAACTCCATCTAAAACAACGATGAGTACAGTTTCTTGATTGGTTTGATCATTTCTTTCTAATTTTAACATGATTGCCTTTATTAAAATCTATCCGAGAATCCGTAACTTCAGAATCTCTCTTGATTTATTCTAGTTGTCTTTTATCATAAAGCCTAACTTTATAGCTCAATGGTCTCTGGATTGTTTATTTTCGGCAAGGATAAATTGGTTGCGAGTTTTCAAAAACTAAATTGAATTGGATAGACCAGCTTAATACACTATGTCTTTATATTCTTTTTTTTCAAAAATATACAAAAACTACCTTGAGTACGAAATTGACCAACCTCAGGCAAGGAAAACGTATTGGGACGAACTGAACGCTCAATGTCTAAAAGGAGCTTTACCAGCTGCATTCATTTCGTTATTTGCCTTTATTAGATATATTGATATTGATAGGCAGCTCCATCCAGAGATTCCGGAATTGTATTGGGCAAGAATCGGATTAACTATTTCTGGCATTATAACTTTTGTATTGTATGCATTTCCTATTTTTCGCAAGCAAGGAATCTTTCTATGGTTGATTCCAGCGGGATATGTTGAGATTGGAACTGCTTGGATTACCGCGCGTGTTGGAGGTGAACCAAGTTATATAGCAAGTTATGTATTGGTATTAATGTTATTTGTAATTGTACCTTTTCCTTTGATCATATCAATATCTCTAATGGCAATGTCTGCTCTCACTTTCATTTTTACTTACAATCATTATGTGGATCATGATACTCCTTTGACTGTAAGTCAATCTTTGATTACACTGAGAAATGCGTTTGTTATTGGCTCTGTTTTTATATTCTTTTTGGATCGCATAAGAAAGAGGAGTTATCTAAAATCCATCAAAATAATTGCACAGAAAGATAAAGTTGAAAAATTGCTAGTAAAAGTAGATCGTGAGATTCTTCTTGCAAGAAAAATCCAAACTTCTCTGCTTCCAAAAAAAATTCCAGATGAACATAGAATCAATTTGAATTTTCATTATTCTCCTGTCACGAACTTGGGTGGAGATTTTATTGATATTAACTATTCGAGAAAAGATGAGATTGGAATTTTTATTTGCGACGTATCTGGACATGGAGTACCGGCAGCATTTCTTGCTTCGATGGTCAAAATGTCATTGAATAACTGGGCAGACAATCTTCAGGAACCAGCCAAAGTATTGATTGGAATTCACAATAGCTTAAAAGGTAAATTGACGGGGAATTTTATTACAGCTAGCATGTGTTATATTAATTTGAATACTGGAAAAATGAAAGTTGCTGGAGCCGGACATTTACCTTTGCTTCTTCTTCGTAAATCTGGTGAAGTAAATATATTTCAACCAAAGGGGAGGGTGATTTGTGACCTTTTTCCTCCTGATTGTGTGGATATGGATGTTAGTCTTGGAAACGGAGATAAGTTTGTTTTATTTACAGATGGAATCACAGAGGCACGAAATTCTTCAAGTGATATGTTCGGTGATGACAGATTTAAAAATTTGATCTCTAAGCAAGTTGGTTATAATACTCGTGAAATTTGTGAGAACGTGATGCGAGAGGTTTCAGAATTTGTCGGACATCATCGGGAATTTCAAGATGATGTAACTATTGTCGCCGCTGAATTCAATAATTAGCGGAGCTCGATTAAGTCGGTCGGAGTGAGTTCCGTACGAATGGGTGCAATTGTAATTTGTCTTAAACTACCATTTGTATCATAAATGTTTATACCAGGATTACCAAAATCTGAAATTCCCACTGCTAGCAATCCTTCACTAGTTAGCAATAATCCAGAAAAATTGGTTCCGAATTGGCTGGAAACTTCTGCAATAATTGTCGTTATGGATCCATTGCTTGGATTGAACTGAATGATTTTTTTATTAAAACTGCTATCGAGAACAGACGCATAACCTTCGTTATCTGACTTTATCTGGACTCCCAAAATATCTCCACCGGCTGTTGTTTCATTCAATAGAAAACCTGGACGAAATTTATTGGAATTGAGATTAAAAGCTTCCACTCCGCCATCCAATTGACTGATAAAACCAAGTTTTGCTGGCGTTGCAACGACGATATGAGGTTCGCCAAACAAATTTAGAATCTGTGGTTTGCCTAATGGATTCGAAGATTGAAAATTGAATTTTTGTAGAGGCTTATCTGTAATTGGATCAATTTCAAGTAGATAGGATATTCCTGAGGGTGGAAGAAATCCAGTTGGGCTATTTCTATCTAATCGTTGTAAGATGATGAATACTCTTCCTTCTGCTTGAATCATCCAGCTCATTTCAGGATTGCCATCCGGTAATCCTCCTGCAGAAACTTCCTCTGAATAAGAAGCTAAATCAATCTCTCCAATTTCTGTTCCATTACTAGGATTCACTATTAATATTGAAGTTCTATTGAATCTAGAAATATATGCTTTATTTGGATTCAGAATCAAAATGTCTTGAGGATTGCTACCTTGCCCAATCGAAAATTCAATTTCTGTAATATTAGCGAAATTTGGATTCAATGCTTGAATGGTATCTCTATTTAGTCGATTGATGATATAGATTCTATTATTGTAAAATCGAACACTTGCATCCGAGTGAATGGGTGTAAGCCCCGGTAATGCAAATCCTGCTCTCGGATCAACGACATTGTATCTTCCTCCTCCACCAAAATCAGACGTAACTACACCGATATTATTGGGAGAACCTTGGAATAGGAGTAAAGTTTCTAAGCCTGGTCTTTCGATATCATTGCAATTTAATAAAAGTATTGTCAATAATAGATTAACTGTAAGGAAGAAATTTGAATACAAAGAGTATCTACAACTAAGGGAAGAATAAAATTTTGAATTAATTTTAAAGCTTAAAAATATTCTTACAAAATTCTGAAAGTTATTTGTTATAAAAAAAGTATTTACTATTTGTATGTTTGATTTCATTGAATTTACCATGAGATTAAAATTTATAATCCAAATTGCAATACCAGATTCTCCCAGGAAGTGGATAGCCAATTATATCGGAAAATTGTTTATTTAGAATATTCTTAACTTCAAAACTAACTTTCAATTCTTCTTCTTTCTCTCCTTTCCAAAGTGAGTAACTAACGAATGCTCCATAAATATCTCGTGCAGGCAAGTAATTCACGTATTCATTCGTTCTATCTCTAAATACAGCTCCAATATAAGTAAATTCTCCACCAATTTGCCAATTTGCGAGAGAATAAGTAAGAGAAGAATACAATTCGTGCATCGGGCGGAGAGGAAGGAATTTCCCATTTAAATTCGGTGAAGCGGAACGGTTTTTCGCAATTTGGTAAGTATAATTGGTTCGCAATTTCCAGGATTTCCAAAACATAGAATGCCCGGTTTCTATACCTTGAATGTCGGCTCCATCAATATTTTCTGCACGTAAACTGAATTGAGAATTCGGAACAAACAGTATCATATCCCGAATCATTTTTTTGAACCATGATATTTCTGTACGATTGAGTATGCCCCAAAATTCGTAATCATAAACAATCCCGACGTCTCGATTTTCTGATCTTTCAGGCTTAAGATTTTCGTTCCCGAGTATTTGTCCTCTTTCACCAAACAATTCTAAAAATGCTGGTATTCTGGACGAAATGTTCGCATTGGCTCGAATCTTAATTTCTTGCGATTCACCTTTCCAAATCTTCCATAAGAATCCCATTCTTGGATTGGTGAATTGAGTTGTTTTACGAATATAGTTTCGATCGTTTTGCCAAGTATCTCTGTATTCATCAAAACTTACTCCTGGTGTCAGAAGCAATTTAGCATCAAATAGACGAATCTCATCTTCAATGGATGCATTTAAATAGTTTCGATTTCGAATTGGTTCTTTTTCCAAAACCATATGATCAAAATTTCTTCGGTCTCTTCTAAAATTTTCTTTTTCGGCTCCACCTGATATTCGAACGATTTGGTAATAATCCAGTAAGTATAAAGTCGGTGAAGTTTGGAATCCTATAGTTTCAGAATTGGTCTGAGCATTGGGTCTTCCTGAACTGAATTCGCTTCTTGGGTCATAGAACTCGTCTCGAAATCCTGTATAGTACAATCTGTTCTCAAGTCTTAGCCAATCGTAAAACAGTTCTTGTGTATCTGAAGATATTGCTGTAAGTAGACGACTATATTTTCTGGAAGTTTTCTCAGTTTGATTATTGCCTGGTCCTGGAATTCCTTGTCTTCTGTGATTCAGATCAGTTACCAATCGAAGATCTGTTTTGCCAATGCTCCAGAAAACAGATCCCATTGTCTGTGCTCTTTCGAATTGAGCATTTTTTCTTCGATCGATTGAATCATCGATTGTATTGAGTAGTATTGTGCCTCTATCATTGAGAAAGGAAAAATTTTGATCCGATTTTTCCATTAGACCGAACACTGTGTAACCTAGAGTTTTGGATTCGTTAATATCACTATGGGAAATGGAAGTTCGACCTGTGTTGAAAGATCCCCCTCCTATATTCAACCGAGTTGTCCTTCTCAATGGTTTCATAGATTTTAAATTAACTATTCCACCGATTGCAGAACCCGAGAATCCAACTGGAACTCCTGATCTATAAACCTCGACGGATTCTAAATTGTCAAAGGGAAGATCGGCCAGGTTGACTTCTCCCGACTGTGAACTGTTAAATGGAATTCCATCGATATAAAATCTAGATTGGTTTGGGTTTGTTCCCCGAATAGACAACGTTGAATAAGATCCTAGTCCCCCGTAAGATCGTACTCTTAGTCCCGCTTCCCTTTCCAAAATTTCTGGAAGTGAGCTATAGCGTGTCTTGGCTTCTTCGAGTAAAATCTCGGAATTCATTCCAGATTTATTTTTATCGAAATTTTCATTTTTGGAATTTGTTTTTGTTTCGCGAATTTCGATTTTTTCTGCTTTTACTTCATTGTCTTGGCTTAGCAACTGATTCCCGCCTGCCAGATATATAAGGAAAAAAATTGAATGTACAAATATAAATTTTGATTTATAAATGTTGACTAAATGAATCAATATTAGATTAAATCGCATTTTAAAATTCGAACAATCGATTATTCAGAAGTAAAATTCGAGATGACTTAGAATTTTTATTTTTAATTAAATTGATGAATTCATTGATTAAGATGAATTTGCATGAATAGATACTAAGTATGAAGCGAATAATCGATAATGATAATTTTGCCATGTTGAACCCCTGTTTATTCCTTCGGGGTCCCTTCACGACTGTGAATTGAGAGTAAACTGCCTAGACCACGAGGTGAAGTTTACGAGGAAGATCGGGCTCACAGATTCTATAAATTGAAAAATCTGAACACCGT of Leptospira sp. GIMC2001 contains these proteins:
- the gpmI gene encoding 2,3-bisphosphoglycerate-independent phosphoglycerate mutase, giving the protein MLKLERNDQTNQETVLIVVLDGVGSAKFSADQGNAIRAAKIPNLNYLWNEEPTIEILAHGVAVGMPSDDDMGNSEVGHNVLGCGRIYDQGAKLVSKSIETGEMFAGDTWNKLIQNCITNKSTLHFLGLFSDGNVHAHIDHLQKMIEMATEAKVAKIRIHILLDGRDVPEKSALDYLIPFEEFLTKIRNQNVDIEIASGGGRMTITMDRYEADWSMVERGWKTHVLGEGRIFPNAKQAIETLRTEDPGVIDQYLPAFVVGANGKPNGTVEDHDSVIFFNFRGDRAIEISRAFTDKEFNFFDRERFPAIEFAGMMQYDGDLFVPPQYLVTPPAIERTMGQYFAEMKIPQYAISETQKYGHVTYFWNGNKSGFFDKDFETFLEIKSDNIPFDQAPRMKCEEITDTLIKALESGKFKFYRVNYPNGDMVGHTGNMKATIASLEALDEQIARLKETCDRLGIVMLVTADHGNADEMYQLDKKGNPIVDTSGKPTPKTSHTLNPVNLTLYDPKKRYKLDPNLNKKFGMPGLANIAATIMNLMGYNAPEDYRPSLLAKK
- a CDS encoding PP2C family protein-serine/threonine phosphatase, translated to MSLYSFFSKIYKNYLEYEIDQPQARKTYWDELNAQCLKGALPAAFISLFAFIRYIDIDRQLHPEIPELYWARIGLTISGIITFVLYAFPIFRKQGIFLWLIPAGYVEIGTAWITARVGGEPSYIASYVLVLMLFVIVPFPLIISISLMAMSALTFIFTYNHYVDHDTPLTVSQSLITLRNAFVIGSVFIFFLDRIRKRSYLKSIKIIAQKDKVEKLLVKVDREILLARKIQTSLLPKKIPDEHRINLNFHYSPVTNLGGDFIDINYSRKDEIGIFICDVSGHGVPAAFLASMVKMSLNNWADNLQEPAKVLIGIHNSLKGKLTGNFITASMCYINLNTGKMKVAGAGHLPLLLLRKSGEVNIFQPKGRVICDLFPPDCVDMDVSLGNGDKFVLFTDGITEARNSSSDMFGDDRFKNLISKQVGYNTREICENVMREVSEFVGHHREFQDDVTIVAAEFNN
- a CDS encoding TonB-dependent receptor, with translation MYKSKFIFVHSIFFLIYLAGGNQLLSQDNEVKAEKIEIRETKTNSKNENFDKNKSGMNSEILLEEAKTRYSSLPEILEREAGLRVRSYGGLGSYSTLSIRGTNPNQSRFYIDGIPFNSSQSGEVNLADLPFDNLESVEVYRSGVPVGFSGSAIGGIVNLKSMKPLRRTTRLNIGGGSFNTGRTSISHSDINESKTLGYTVFGLMEKSDQNFSFLNDRGTILLNTIDDSIDRRKNAQFERAQTMGSVFWSIGKTDLRLVTDLNHRRQGIPGPGNNQTEKTSRKYSRLLTAISSDTQELFYDWLRLENRLYYTGFRDEFYDPRSEFSSGRPNAQTNSETIGFQTSPTLYLLDYYQIVRISGGAEKENFRRDRRNFDHMVLEKEPIRNRNYLNASIEDEIRLFDAKLLLTPGVSFDEYRDTWQNDRNYIRKTTQFTNPRMGFLWKIWKGESQEIKIRANANISSRIPAFLELFGERGQILGNENLKPERSENRDVGIVYDYEFWGILNRTEISWFKKMIRDMILFVPNSQFSLRAENIDGADIQGIETGHSMFWKSWKLRTNYTYQIAKNRSASPNLNGKFLPLRPMHELYSSLTYSLANWQIGGEFTYIGAVFRDRTNEYVNYLPARDIYGAFVSYSLWKGEKEEELKVSFEVKNILNKQFSDIIGYPLPGRIWYCNLDYKF